One part of the Microvirga sp. TS319 genome encodes these proteins:
- a CDS encoding YVTN family beta-propeller repeat protein gives MTCRFELSSVYAACILILIGFVPCTARAYTVFVSNEKDNTVTVIDSEGLRVVSTVKVGRRPRGILITKDGKNLLICASDDNRIDVMDTKSFKILRSLKSGADPELFALHPAGNPLYIANEDDNQVTVLDIEKNIVVKEVPVGVEPEGMGVSPDGKVLVNTSETTNMAHFIDTQSYKVLDNVLVDARPRFAEFSADGKMLWVSSELGGTVSVINAETRKIVKKIGFRIPGLPKEAIQPVGVRLTRDGSRAFVALGPANRVAVVNTDTLEVEKYLLVGQRVWQLAFTPDDKLLFATNGVSNDVSVIDVEKLRVVKSIGVGRAPWGVAVTPE, from the coding sequence ATGACCTGCAGGTTCGAGTTGTCCAGCGTCTATGCGGCTTGCATCCTGATCCTCATCGGGTTCGTTCCTTGCACGGCTCGTGCCTATACGGTGTTCGTCTCCAACGAAAAGGACAACACGGTCACGGTGATCGACTCGGAGGGGCTTCGGGTCGTCTCCACGGTGAAGGTCGGGCGCCGCCCGCGCGGAATCCTCATCACAAAGGATGGGAAGAACCTCCTGATCTGCGCCAGCGACGACAACAGGATCGACGTCATGGACACCAAGTCCTTCAAGATCCTGCGCTCCCTGAAATCGGGAGCGGACCCCGAACTCTTCGCCCTGCATCCGGCCGGAAATCCGCTCTACATCGCCAATGAGGACGACAACCAGGTGACGGTCCTGGACATCGAAAAAAACATCGTCGTGAAAGAGGTTCCCGTGGGGGTCGAGCCGGAAGGAATGGGCGTCAGCCCCGACGGCAAGGTGCTCGTGAACACCTCTGAAACGACCAACATGGCTCACTTCATCGACACGCAATCCTATAAGGTCCTCGACAATGTGCTCGTCGACGCAAGGCCGCGCTTCGCCGAGTTCTCGGCGGACGGCAAGATGCTGTGGGTCTCATCCGAACTGGGGGGCACGGTCAGCGTCATCAATGCGGAGACGCGCAAGATCGTCAAGAAGATCGGTTTCAGGATTCCGGGCCTCCCGAAGGAAGCCATCCAGCCGGTCGGCGTGAGACTGACCCGGGATGGCAGCAGGGCCTTCGTGGCGCTCGGTCCGGCCAACCGGGTGGCTGTGGTGAACACGGACACCCTCGAGGTCGAGAAGTATCTGCTTGTCGGCCAGCGCGTGTGGCAACTTGCCTTCACGCCCGACGACAAGCTCCTCTTCGCGACGAACGGCGTCTCCAACGATGTTTCGGTGATCGACGTCGAGAAGCTCAGGGTCGTCAAGAGCATCGGCGTCGGACGGGCCCCCTGGGGCGTGGCCGTGACGCCGGAGTAA
- the fghA gene encoding S-formylglutathione hydrolase: protein MSFETVSQSRSFGGTQFVYRHVSQATGTPMRLAAFVPPQAETGQVPVVWFLSGLTCTEENFTVKAGAQRMASELGLLLVAPDTSPRGEGVPDDPEGAYDFGLGAGFYVDAVQEPWAQNYRMRSYLERELPSLVADSLPADMNRQGIMGHSMGGHGALTIALRNPGRFQAVSAFAPIAAPMNCPWGEKALSHYLGSDRAAWRDYDACALIERGARVPDLLVDQGTADSFLESQLKPQLLEAACARAGQPLTLRRQEGYDHSYFFIASFIEDHLRWHAERLG, encoded by the coding sequence GTGAGCTTCGAGACCGTCTCGCAATCGCGCTCCTTCGGGGGCACGCAGTTCGTCTACCGGCACGTCTCGCAGGCGACCGGCACGCCGATGCGGCTTGCCGCCTTCGTGCCGCCGCAGGCCGAAACGGGCCAGGTGCCGGTGGTGTGGTTCCTGTCGGGCCTGACCTGCACGGAAGAGAATTTCACCGTCAAGGCGGGCGCGCAGCGCATGGCCTCGGAGCTCGGCCTCCTGCTCGTCGCGCCGGACACCAGCCCGCGCGGCGAAGGTGTGCCGGACGACCCCGAGGGCGCCTACGATTTCGGCCTCGGCGCCGGCTTTTACGTCGACGCCGTGCAGGAGCCCTGGGCGCAGAACTACCGCATGCGCTCCTATCTCGAACGCGAGCTGCCGTCCCTGGTGGCGGACAGCCTGCCCGCCGACATGAACCGCCAGGGCATCATGGGGCATTCCATGGGCGGCCACGGGGCGCTCACCATCGCCCTGCGCAATCCCGGGCGCTTCCAGGCGGTCTCGGCCTTCGCGCCGATCGCCGCGCCGATGAACTGCCCGTGGGGCGAGAAGGCCCTGTCGCACTATCTCGGCTCCGACCGCGCCGCCTGGCGCGACTATGATGCCTGCGCGCTGATCGAGCGCGGTGCCCGCGTGCCCGATCTCCTGGTCGATCAGGGGACGGCCGACAGCTTCCTCGAGAGCCAGCTGAAGCCGCAGCTTCTGGAGGCGGCCTGCGCCCGGGCGGGCCAGCCGCTCACCCTGCGCCGGCAGGAGGGGTACGACCATTCCTATTTCTTCATCGCGAGCTTCATCGAGGATCACCTGCGCTGGCACGCCGAGCGCCTCGGCTAA
- a CDS encoding ABC transporter ATP-binding protein encodes MDAIAGNAGPDQTPHHRVAALSVENVSHWFGKRQVLRDVSLHVPQGRVVALLGPNGAGKTTLFAIVTRLYHSRTGTVRVFGCDIHQDPSRALASLGIVFQTRTLDPDLTILQNLVYHASLHGITRHQTQERCVMLLKRVGLAERMDDKVRNLSGGQARRAEIARALVHRPRLLLLDEPTVGLDVASRSDIVADIRGLVREDGLSALWATHLLDEVDSDDDLVMLHEGRVIASGPVRTIAQQGDLTATFRRLTSDRRIKENA; translated from the coding sequence ATGGACGCAATCGCGGGAAATGCCGGACCGGATCAGACGCCCCATCATCGGGTCGCTGCTCTGAGTGTCGAGAACGTGAGCCACTGGTTCGGGAAACGGCAGGTCCTCCGGGACGTCTCCCTGCATGTCCCGCAAGGCCGTGTCGTGGCGCTCCTTGGTCCCAACGGAGCCGGCAAGACGACGCTTTTCGCGATCGTCACGCGGCTCTATCACAGCCGCACCGGAACCGTGCGGGTCTTCGGCTGCGACATTCATCAGGATCCGTCACGGGCGCTTGCCAGTCTGGGCATCGTGTTTCAGACCCGAACTCTCGATCCCGACCTCACGATCCTCCAGAACCTCGTCTATCACGCATCGCTCCACGGAATCACCAGGCATCAGACGCAGGAACGTTGCGTCATGCTTCTCAAGCGGGTCGGTCTTGCCGAGCGAATGGACGACAAGGTGCGGAACCTGTCGGGCGGTCAGGCCCGCCGGGCCGAGATCGCCCGCGCCCTCGTCCATCGGCCGCGCCTCCTGCTGCTCGACGAGCCGACGGTCGGGCTCGACGTGGCGTCGCGATCCGACATCGTTGCCGATATCCGGGGGCTCGTGCGCGAGGATGGCCTGTCGGCTCTGTGGGCCACTCATCTGCTCGACGAAGTCGACTCCGACGACGATCTCGTGATGCTCCACGAGGGCCGGGTGATCGCGAGCGGACCTGTCCGGACGATCGCGCAGCAAGGCGACCTCACCGCCACGTTCCGCAGGCTGACGAGCGACAGACGGATCAAGGAGAACGCATGA
- a CDS encoding ABC transporter substrate-binding protein produces MFDRGSNIVQHSEKGAAAVLEHTTFQDRPLKLLHWFCRLAAALVLLWAGSPEAAETVDVRMAYLAYQPPAPPSYEIDPTPEDEGLAGGSLAVRDNNTTGAFTGQHYSLVEAWLAENEDPVAKARTLVEEGIRVLIVNLPASELLAVADALKDQSALVFNVGATDDRLRGSDCRKNVLHVAPSRAMLTDALAQFLAFRRWSRVFLVTGPQAGDRLYADAMKRSARKLGLSVVAERPWEFGPLARAKADAPTTAEALVFTRDVDYQVLVVADEAGDFGDYLPYRTWQPLIVAGTQGLTATTWHPTLEAWGAAQAQNRFRRMANRPMRPLDYQTWMAVRAVGEAITQGAGADPADIGRMILDPQFGLPAYKGVSVSFRSWDHQLRQPILVVQPRFLVSVAPENGFLHQRTPLDTLGIDEPESECRM; encoded by the coding sequence ATGTTCGACCGCGGATCGAATATTGTACAGCACTCGGAGAAGGGCGCCGCGGCTGTGCTCGAACATACGACTTTTCAGGATCGTCCGCTCAAGCTGCTGCATTGGTTTTGCCGGCTCGCAGCTGCGCTGGTCCTTCTTTGGGCCGGTTCGCCCGAGGCCGCCGAGACCGTCGATGTGAGGATGGCCTATCTGGCCTACCAGCCTCCCGCACCCCCTTCCTACGAGATCGATCCGACTCCTGAGGACGAGGGCCTCGCCGGGGGCAGCCTAGCGGTCCGGGACAACAACACGACCGGGGCATTCACGGGTCAACACTACAGCCTCGTCGAAGCTTGGCTTGCCGAAAACGAAGATCCGGTTGCCAAGGCCCGGACGCTTGTCGAGGAGGGCATTCGTGTCCTGATCGTCAATCTGCCGGCCTCCGAGCTTCTGGCGGTGGCCGATGCTTTGAAGGATCAGTCGGCCCTGGTGTTCAATGTCGGGGCGACCGATGACCGGCTGCGCGGTTCCGATTGTCGCAAGAACGTGCTGCACGTCGCTCCGAGCCGGGCAATGCTGACGGATGCCCTGGCGCAGTTTCTCGCCTTCCGGCGCTGGTCGAGGGTGTTCTTGGTCACAGGCCCCCAAGCAGGCGACCGGCTCTACGCGGATGCGATGAAGCGATCGGCTCGAAAGCTCGGACTGTCAGTCGTGGCCGAACGGCCCTGGGAGTTCGGACCCCTTGCCCGTGCAAAGGCCGATGCGCCGACCACGGCGGAGGCGCTCGTCTTCACGCGTGACGTCGACTATCAGGTTCTCGTGGTGGCGGACGAGGCGGGTGATTTCGGCGATTATCTGCCGTACCGAACCTGGCAGCCGCTGATCGTTGCCGGAACGCAAGGGCTGACGGCAACCACGTGGCATCCGACGCTCGAGGCGTGGGGGGCCGCGCAGGCGCAAAACCGCTTCCGACGGATGGCGAACCGTCCCATGCGACCGCTGGACTATCAAACCTGGATGGCCGTTCGGGCCGTCGGCGAGGCGATCACGCAGGGTGCCGGGGCGGACCCGGCGGATATCGGCAGGATGATACTGGATCCCCAGTTCGGATTGCCTGCCTACAAGGGAGTGTCCGTAAGCTTCCGGTCATGGGATCACCAGCTCCGCCAGCCGATTCTTGTCGTGCAGCCGAGATTCCTCGTGTCGGTCGCTCCGGAAAACGGCTTTCTTCATCAGCGAACGCCCCTCGATACCTTGGGGATCGACGAGCCCGAGAGCGAATGCCGGATGTGA
- a CDS encoding ABC transporter permease, which yields MSDMTVGGGRLGPAGYITCFGGIARREFLRFLNQRGRFLSALVRPLVWLFIFAAGFRSILGVSIMPPYETYVLYEVYVVPGLAVMIQLFNGMQSSLSMVYDREVGSMRVLLTSPFPRWSLLLAKLAASVLVSLAQVYVFLAIAHFWEVEIPPIGYLTALPAFVLSGLMLGAIGLFLSSLVRQLENFASVMNFVIFPMFFASSALYPLWRIRESSEALYLICRVNPFTHAVELVRHALYGSFEPVALLVVASATIIFFLLAVVAYDPARGVMTRRGGPPGELA from the coding sequence ATGAGCGATATGACGGTCGGCGGCGGCAGGCTCGGTCCCGCCGGCTACATCACCTGCTTCGGGGGCATTGCGCGGCGGGAGTTCCTGCGCTTCCTCAATCAGCGAGGGCGCTTTCTCTCAGCCCTGGTCCGGCCGCTCGTCTGGCTCTTCATCTTCGCCGCGGGGTTTCGCAGTATCCTCGGGGTCTCGATCATGCCTCCATACGAGACCTATGTCCTCTATGAGGTGTATGTCGTCCCTGGTCTCGCGGTCATGATCCAGCTCTTCAACGGCATGCAGTCGTCGCTGTCCATGGTTTACGACCGCGAAGTCGGCTCGATGCGGGTTCTTCTCACCAGCCCGTTTCCGCGCTGGTCTCTCCTGCTGGCCAAGCTTGCCGCGAGCGTTCTGGTGTCTCTCGCTCAGGTCTATGTCTTTCTCGCGATCGCCCATTTCTGGGAGGTCGAGATCCCGCCGATCGGCTATCTGACTGCGCTTCCGGCCTTTGTGCTGTCAGGGCTGATGCTCGGCGCGATCGGCCTGTTCCTGTCGTCGCTCGTCCGTCAGCTCGAGAACTTCGCCAGCGTGATGAACTTCGTGATCTTTCCGATGTTCTTTGCGTCCTCCGCCCTCTATCCGCTTTGGCGCATCCGGGAATCCAGCGAGGCGCTCTACCTGATCTGCCGGGTGAACCCGTTCACGCATGCGGTCGAGTTGGTCCGCCACGCACTCTATGGCTCCTTCGAGCCGGTCGCGCTGCTCGTTGTTGCCTCCGCGACAATCATCTTCTTTCTGCTCGCCGTTGTGGCGTATGATCCTGCGCGCGGTGTCATGACCCGTCGCGGCGGGCCCCCGGGAGAGTTGGCATGA
- a CDS encoding S-(hydroxymethyl)glutathione dehydrogenase/class III alcohol dehydrogenase, producing the protein MDMRAAVAWEAGKPLTIETIRLEGPKAGEVLVEVMATGVCHTDAYTLSGLDSEGKFPAILGHEGAGIVREVGPGVTTLKPGDHVIPLYTPECRNCKSCLSRRTNLCTAIRATQGQGVMPDGTSRFRCDGETVFHYMGCSTFANFTVLPEIALAKVREDAPFDKICYIGCGVTTGIGAVLYTAKVWPGANVVVFGLGGIGLNVIQGARMVGADKIIGVDLNPGKRAMAEKFGMTDFVNPQEIGPDKVVQAIVDLTGGGADFSFDATGNTDVMRQALECCHRGWGESIIIGVAEAGKEIATRPFQLVTGRVWKGTAFGGARGRTDVPKIVDWYMEGKINIDDLITHQMPLEEINTAFDLMHEGKSIRSVIVY; encoded by the coding sequence ATGGACATGCGAGCTGCAGTGGCGTGGGAGGCTGGCAAGCCTCTGACGATTGAGACGATCCGGCTGGAGGGGCCGAAAGCCGGCGAGGTGCTGGTCGAGGTGATGGCCACGGGCGTGTGCCACACCGACGCCTACACCCTCTCGGGCCTCGATTCCGAGGGCAAGTTCCCGGCCATCCTCGGCCATGAGGGCGCCGGCATCGTGCGCGAGGTCGGCCCCGGCGTGACCACGCTCAAGCCCGGCGACCATGTCATCCCGCTCTACACGCCCGAATGCCGCAACTGCAAATCCTGCCTGTCGCGCCGCACCAACCTGTGCACCGCGATCCGGGCCACGCAGGGCCAGGGCGTCATGCCCGACGGCACGAGCCGCTTCCGCTGCGACGGCGAGACCGTGTTCCACTACATGGGCTGCTCGACCTTTGCCAACTTCACCGTGCTGCCCGAGATCGCGCTCGCCAAGGTGCGCGAGGACGCGCCCTTCGACAAGATCTGCTATATCGGCTGCGGGGTGACCACCGGGATCGGGGCGGTGCTCTACACCGCCAAGGTGTGGCCGGGCGCCAACGTGGTGGTGTTCGGCCTGGGCGGCATCGGCCTCAACGTGATCCAGGGCGCGCGCATGGTCGGGGCCGACAAGATCATCGGGGTCGACCTCAACCCGGGCAAGCGCGCGATGGCGGAAAAGTTCGGCATGACCGACTTCGTCAACCCGCAGGAGATCGGCCCCGACAAGGTGGTGCAGGCGATCGTCGACCTGACCGGCGGCGGCGCCGACTTCTCGTTCGACGCCACCGGCAACACCGACGTGATGCGCCAGGCGCTCGAATGCTGCCATCGCGGCTGGGGCGAGAGCATCATCATCGGCGTGGCGGAGGCCGGCAAGGAGATCGCCACGCGGCCGTTCCAGCTGGTGACCGGGCGGGTCTGGAAGGGCACCGCGTTTGGCGGCGCGCGCGGGCGCACGGACGTGCCCAAGATCGTCGACTGGTACATGGAGGGCAAGATCAACATCGACGACCTGATCACCCATCAGATGCCGCTCGAGGAGATCAACACCGCCTTCGACCTCATGCACGAGGGCAAGTCGATCCGCTCCGTGATCGTGTATTGA
- the gfa gene encoding S-(hydroxymethyl)glutathione synthase → MSLSIHPAVDNGVTPGDPSFAGGTLKCKCADDPVVVEIKGNSAHNHMCGCTKCWKPNGALFAMVAVVPRENVTVTANADKLQVVDPTATIQRHACKVCGVHMFGRIENPNHPFYGLDFIHTELSPEKGWAAPGFAAFVSSVIESGADPAQMPQVRARLRELGLEPYDCLSPELMDLIASHTAKSKQAAAA, encoded by the coding sequence GTGTCTCTCTCGATTCATCCTGCCGTCGATAATGGCGTAACCCCCGGCGATCCCAGCTTTGCCGGCGGCACGCTTAAGTGCAAGTGCGCCGACGATCCAGTCGTCGTCGAGATCAAGGGCAACAGCGCTCACAACCACATGTGCGGCTGTACCAAGTGCTGGAAGCCGAATGGCGCGTTGTTCGCTATGGTTGCGGTCGTGCCGCGCGAAAACGTGACCGTTACGGCGAACGCGGACAAGCTTCAGGTCGTGGATCCGACTGCCACGATTCAGCGGCACGCATGCAAGGTTTGCGGCGTCCACATGTTCGGCCGGATCGAAAACCCCAACCATCCCTTCTACGGACTCGACTTCATCCACACGGAACTCTCGCCCGAAAAAGGGTGGGCAGCGCCGGGATTCGCGGCGTTCGTGTCATCGGTCATCGAGTCCGGCGCCGATCCGGCCCAGATGCCGCAAGTGCGGGCGCGCCTGAGAGAGCTCGGCCTCGAGCCCTACGATTGTCTTTCGCCGGAGCTGATGGATCTGATCGCATCCCATACGGCCAAATCCAAGCAGGCCGCTGCCGCATAG